In Bordetella holmesii ATCC 51541, the following proteins share a genomic window:
- a CDS encoding sulfite exporter TauE/SafE family protein, whose amino-acid sequence MLFLLAVALATYAQTMTGFAFGLVLLGLSSLAGLAPLPDMSNTVSILTLINALVAIGRNRPQVNWALLRPALISSLVGVALGVAALDLIHGRLSVILQWLLGLTILVCAFMLVMQARQLAQISSRRVFLSFGLVSGLLGGLFSSAGPPMVYQLYRQPLPLAVIHNSLLVLFAANAVVRLSLVTWQGSIHVNTLWMSLEALPVVVILTMLVRRFASAHAIRSVKRMVFVLLIAAGLGLFVPASRTLLQMIL is encoded by the coding sequence GTGCTCTTTCTGCTGGCTGTCGCGCTGGCGACCTACGCGCAGACCATGACGGGCTTCGCCTTCGGGTTGGTGCTGCTCGGCCTGTCCAGTCTCGCCGGCCTGGCGCCGTTGCCCGATATGTCCAATACGGTCAGCATCCTGACACTGATCAATGCGCTGGTGGCCATAGGCCGCAACCGTCCGCAAGTGAATTGGGCCTTGCTGCGGCCGGCCTTGATCAGCAGCCTTGTCGGCGTCGCGCTGGGCGTAGCGGCCCTCGATCTCATCCATGGCAGGCTGTCCGTGATCCTGCAATGGTTGCTGGGGCTGACCATTCTGGTGTGCGCATTCATGCTGGTAATGCAGGCCCGTCAACTGGCGCAGATCTCGTCCCGGCGGGTATTTCTGTCGTTTGGCCTGGTATCCGGGCTGCTGGGGGGATTGTTCTCCAGCGCGGGCCCACCCATGGTGTATCAGTTGTACCGGCAGCCGCTGCCCCTGGCCGTCATCCACAATTCGCTGCTCGTCCTTTTCGCGGCCAATGCCGTCGTTCGCCTGAGCCTGGTGACATGGCAGGGCAGCATTCATGTCAACACCCTGTGGATGAGTCTGGAAGCCTTGCCGGTCGTCGTTATCCTGACCATGCTGGTGCGCCGCTTTGCCTCGGCGCACGCCATCCGGTCAGTCAAACGCATGGTTTTCGTACTGCTCATCGCGGCGGGGCTGGGTTTGTTCGTCCCCGCCTCGCGCACCTTGCTCCAGATGATATTGTGA